Proteins found in one Paenibacillus sp. FSL R10-2782 genomic segment:
- a CDS encoding MarR family transcriptional regulator, with protein MDFDLRDLPTRETLQEFSKRIPEIDIKATEAMLFFMRVSSSAFKVSFEGFEQFGISHGKFSILILLYRNMNIGLMATELAEKVGISKPTVTGLIDRLERDGLVLRQSHPSDRRMSIVKLTDQGTELMERLLPVHFTSTSRLMSHLSTNEKELLLMLLQKIELGIPQAQELYKKVKP; from the coding sequence ATGGATTTTGATTTACGGGATTTGCCCACTCGTGAAACACTTCAAGAATTTTCCAAGCGTATTCCCGAGATTGATATCAAAGCCACAGAAGCCATGCTATTCTTTATGCGCGTATCCTCCAGTGCTTTTAAAGTTAGCTTTGAGGGCTTTGAACAATTCGGTATATCTCATGGAAAATTTTCAATATTAATTCTCTTGTACCGAAACATGAACATAGGACTGATGGCTACAGAGCTTGCGGAGAAAGTGGGAATAAGCAAACCTACTGTTACCGGACTCATTGACCGCTTAGAGCGCGATGGTCTTGTCCTTAGACAAAGTCACCCTTCTGACCGTCGTATGAGCATCGTTAAACTGACTGATCAAGGGACAGAACTGATGGAGCGGCTTCTGCCTGTACATTTTACAAGCACCTCCAGGCTGATGAGCCACCTATCCACCAATGAAAAAGAGTTATTGCTGATGTTACTGCAAAAAATAGAACTCGGCATTCCCCAAGCACAAGAACTATATAAAAAAGTGAAACCTTAA
- a CDS encoding HlyD family efflux transporter periplasmic adaptor subunit — MNRTQVTSLIIPLISIACLIGGGFLLQTNGQDQVNASRSVKGTTLNSDSIHVSFEQVGGKVLSIPVKEETPVKKGAILMTLDAKDVDLQIEQLRTQIAQFNTQISQQQKSIDLGYARAATQEKQAQLDIAQSQVTQSKSQAALQRAEAAERQATAAEKHVNDGARHEDIQQQRIAVASATKSVQTAQINYNRNKALYDAGSVSKAALDDAESSLTLAKNQLSQQQESLQKLLNGATTEERMQAKEQTTQASVAVKQAAEEIRGAQLSVDRSKTQLETIQQSRQQLADQKLAVDLLQQQKETQEVQLKTLLLKKERLVLKAPQDGKITAISTKVGENVGQGSPVITLETNELYYDLYVSEDQVGKFKANKEVKTHISALNKDLQGVVRYVTSAPQFANVKMSREKGEADTATFQVRVYVPKESTLLPGMTVEVNTDEISS; from the coding sequence ATGAATCGCACACAAGTCACCAGTCTCATTATTCCTCTAATTTCTATTGCCTGTCTGATTGGCGGAGGTTTTCTGCTTCAAACCAACGGACAAGACCAAGTCAACGCTTCACGATCTGTTAAAGGTACAACCCTGAATTCCGACAGCATTCATGTATCCTTTGAACAAGTAGGCGGAAAAGTCCTCAGCATTCCAGTAAAAGAGGAAACTCCCGTAAAAAAGGGGGCTATCCTTATGACGCTGGACGCCAAAGATGTAGATTTGCAAATTGAGCAACTACGAACACAAATTGCCCAGTTCAATACACAGATCAGCCAACAGCAAAAATCAATTGACTTAGGTTATGCACGAGCTGCAACTCAGGAAAAGCAGGCACAGCTCGATATTGCACAATCCCAAGTAACTCAAAGCAAGAGTCAAGCAGCATTGCAGCGGGCAGAAGCCGCTGAGCGTCAAGCCACAGCAGCGGAAAAGCATGTCAATGATGGTGCTCGACATGAGGACATTCAGCAACAGCGAATTGCAGTAGCCTCCGCAACCAAAAGCGTTCAGACGGCCCAAATTAACTATAATCGTAACAAAGCACTATATGATGCAGGCAGTGTATCCAAAGCTGCATTGGATGATGCCGAGTCATCATTGACTTTAGCTAAAAATCAGTTGAGTCAGCAACAAGAGTCTCTGCAAAAGCTGCTCAATGGCGCAACCACAGAAGAACGAATGCAAGCCAAAGAGCAAACGACACAAGCATCTGTTGCTGTAAAACAAGCAGCGGAAGAAATTCGTGGTGCCCAATTGTCCGTGGATCGTTCCAAAACACAACTGGAAACCATTCAGCAAAGTCGTCAACAGCTAGCAGATCAGAAGCTGGCCGTTGATCTTCTACAGCAACAAAAGGAAACACAGGAAGTCCAGCTTAAAACGCTATTACTCAAAAAAGAACGTCTGGTGTTGAAAGCACCGCAGGATGGCAAGATCACTGCTATCAGTACCAAAGTGGGCGAAAATGTGGGACAAGGGTCTCCCGTTATTACTTTAGAAACCAACGAGTTATATTACGATCTCTATGTGAGCGAAGATCAAGTGGGGAAATTTAAAGCCAATAAAGAAGTTAAAACCCACATCTCGGCTCTAAATAAGGATTTGCAAGGTGTTGTACGCTATGTTACATCTGCACCACAATTCGCTAATGTAAAAATGTCTCGTGAAAAAGGTGAGGCGGATACCGCTACATTCCAAGTACGTGTATATGTACCAAAAGAATCTACTTTGCTACCGGGTATGACAGTTGAGGTGAATACTGATGAAATCTCTTCGTGA
- a CDS encoding ABC transporter permease produces the protein MKSLRDEWTHLVHSKYPIIAIIFPLIAVLGYSLLLPSSQINEANVVVVDQDNTAYSREFIQKIDASPNMNVAEVVSYTDNPEQYFYHEKFLAVISLPKGLEANHNRSLSSRVGLILDNTNAQSITLIRTAMQEISVSENMGLSVPAIMKTGMNAEQAQGALNGIALEVRSLFNPTNDYQNTSVLAFTCMFSFMMLNINSLPLIARLRVSRRLAAELQNPFNILLRILPYTLFSTAGLIFSLGVLKMFGGSRFEANPVLFIIPVVLYVFGTVCLNILVAWGAAHPGVAIGRMVIVLMPAFVLSGAVLSRSLFPSLAIQIGDFFPFAWLYKFVRSMGLRGAPLQEMLPELGSMLLYVGVLSMLVIARALWEKQKLAKNATGDAPGMGAAHSAAPSMPGSGISAQGGASAPIHKPIKG, from the coding sequence ATGAAATCTCTTCGTGATGAATGGACGCACCTGGTTCATTCCAAGTACCCGATCATAGCTATCATTTTTCCGCTGATTGCAGTGCTGGGATATTCACTGCTACTCCCAAGCAGCCAAATTAACGAAGCTAACGTAGTCGTGGTGGATCAGGATAACACAGCCTATAGCCGTGAGTTCATCCAGAAAATAGATGCCTCCCCTAACATGAACGTGGCTGAGGTTGTTTCATACACTGACAACCCTGAACAATATTTTTATCACGAGAAATTTTTGGCTGTTATTTCTCTGCCGAAGGGGTTAGAGGCCAATCACAATCGCTCCCTTTCCAGTCGTGTGGGGCTGATTCTGGATAATACCAATGCGCAATCTATTACTTTGATTCGCACGGCCATGCAGGAAATTAGCGTATCCGAGAATATGGGACTGTCCGTTCCAGCTATTATGAAAACAGGAATGAACGCGGAACAGGCCCAGGGAGCCCTGAATGGTATTGCTCTGGAAGTACGTTCTCTCTTTAATCCAACCAATGATTATCAGAATACATCAGTGCTTGCATTTACCTGTATGTTCTCCTTTATGATGTTAAACATTAACAGCTTGCCTCTGATCGCCAGACTAAGGGTTTCCCGAAGGCTGGCTGCAGAACTTCAAAATCCGTTCAATATATTGCTGCGTATTCTTCCTTACACGCTGTTTTCGACGGCAGGTTTAATCTTCTCTCTCGGAGTACTTAAAATGTTTGGGGGCAGCCGTTTCGAGGCCAATCCGGTTCTCTTTATCATTCCGGTTGTTCTGTACGTATTCGGTACAGTTTGTCTCAATATTCTGGTAGCATGGGGAGCCGCACATCCGGGAGTAGCCATCGGCAGAATGGTTATTGTACTCATGCCTGCTTTTGTGCTCTCGGGAGCCGTTCTTTCAAGATCGTTATTTCCGTCTTTAGCAATCCAAATCGGTGATTTCTTTCCATTTGCATGGCTGTACAAATTTGTGCGCTCGATGGGACTGCGTGGTGCACCTTTACAAGAAATGCTTCCCGAGCTTGGATCCATGTTACTATATGTCGGTGTACTCTCCATGCTGGTCATAGCCAGAGCGCTGTGGGAAAAACAAAAGCTGGCCAAAAATGCTACAGGCGATGCTCCTGGAATGGGAGCGGCTCATTCCGCTGCTCCCAGTATGCCTGGCAGCGGAATCTCTGCACAAGGAGGTGCGTCCGCGCCTATACACAAGCCAATAAAAGGGTAG
- a CDS encoding NAD(P)H oxidoreductase produces the protein MKVLLVVTHPREDSLTLAVMNRFVEGLKENKHEVDILDLDRDGYNPVYSAADELDWNSPHKQYAPETRREMDRVAAADALVFVFPLWWYSVPSMLKGYLDKVWNIGLLQEFTTKQVLWMCLAGGTKEHLIKYEYHDMITHYLNKAIAGYARVRESKVEFFYDTLSESKDYIEGLLEHAYQLGRAYK, from the coding sequence ATGAAAGTTCTATTGGTCGTTACGCATCCCAGAGAGGATTCACTTACCCTTGCAGTCATGAATCGTTTTGTAGAGGGATTGAAAGAGAATAAGCACGAGGTAGATATTTTGGACTTGGATCGGGACGGGTATAATCCGGTGTACAGCGCAGCAGATGAATTGGATTGGAATTCACCTCATAAACAATATGCTCCTGAAACACGGAGAGAGATGGATAGAGTTGCGGCTGCGGATGCTCTGGTCTTTGTGTTTCCTCTATGGTGGTATAGCGTCCCTTCCATGCTAAAGGGATATCTGGATAAAGTGTGGAACATAGGTTTGCTTCAGGAGTTTACGACAAAGCAGGTTTTGTGGATGTGCTTGGCGGGAGGGACGAAAGAACATCTGATCAAGTATGAATACCACGATATGATTACTCATTATCTGAACAAAGCCATTGCTGGTTACGCAAGAGTAAGAGAGTCCAAGGTGGAGTTCTTCTATGATACTCTGTCCGAATCGAAGGACTACATTGAAGGTCTGCTGGAGCACGCTTATCAATTAGGCCGAGCATATAAGTAA
- a CDS encoding helix-turn-helix domain-containing protein gives MKDNTKTYMLGTEATFEVIGGKWKAIILYHLTSGRKRTYELRQLIPKITQKVLTQQLRELEKDEIIHRIIYNQVPPKVEYELSEYGWDFKDLLDRFCLWGEEHLDRVYGDKATVLEEYSMEEPCREKNKAD, from the coding sequence ATGAAAGATAATACCAAAACATATATGCTCGGGACTGAAGCGACCTTTGAGGTCATCGGCGGGAAATGGAAAGCCATTATCCTGTATCATTTAACCAGCGGCAGAAAACGTACATATGAGCTCCGTCAACTCATTCCGAAAATCACCCAAAAAGTGCTTACCCAACAGCTTAGAGAGCTGGAAAAGGACGAAATCATCCACCGAATTATCTATAACCAGGTCCCACCCAAAGTAGAGTATGAGCTTAGTGAATACGGATGGGATTTTAAAGATTTGCTCGATCGTTTTTGCTTATGGGGAGAAGAACACTTAGACAGGGTTTATGGCGATAAAGCAACGGTGCTGGAGGAATATTCTATGGAAGAGCCTTGTAGAGAAAAAAATAAAGCAGACTGA
- a CDS encoding LysE family transporter — protein sequence MPLLSFLLYVFVTSFTPGPNNIMAMLFANKFGLKKTIRFCSGVGAGFFVIMLLSSYFNLLLENFIPKIQFVMTILGAAYMLYLAVKIMMSKENGNDNDGGKNNSFLTGMLLQFINPKGILYGITAISTFILPYHHSNFSLILYSLFLAFVGFMSTFCWSVFGSVFQKFLSKYRSQFNIIMALLLVYSAISILVE from the coding sequence GTGCCTTTATTATCATTTTTGTTATATGTTTTTGTTACCAGTTTTACGCCAGGCCCCAATAACATTATGGCCATGCTCTTTGCTAATAAATTCGGGCTTAAAAAGACAATTCGATTTTGTTCAGGAGTAGGTGCAGGTTTCTTTGTAATCATGTTATTGAGTAGTTATTTTAATTTGTTGCTTGAAAATTTCATTCCCAAAATTCAATTTGTGATGACGATCCTGGGTGCAGCCTATATGCTATATCTGGCTGTAAAAATAATGATGAGTAAAGAGAATGGTAATGATAATGATGGGGGCAAGAATAACAGTTTTCTAACAGGTATGCTTTTACAATTTATCAATCCGAAAGGAATTTTATATGGTATCACTGCTATATCAACCTTCATCCTTCCATATCACCATTCCAATTTCAGCTTGATATTGTATTCGTTATTTCTAGCTTTTGTTGGTTTTATGAGTACATTCTGTTGGAGTGTGTTTGGCTCCGTTTTTCAAAAGTTCTTATCCAAATATAGAAGTCAGTTTAATATAATAATGGCTTTGTTATTAGTATATAGTGCAATTTCGATTCTTGTAGAATGA
- a CDS encoding XRE family transcriptional regulator gives METINLIIAKNLKAFREHKKLSLERVAELTGVSKTMIGQIERGESSPTITTIWKIANGLKISFSSLINNPQPDTKVVLGSEIQTLTEDNGKYRVYPHFPFEDDRRFEVYSIEIEQDGFLSADSHGEGTEEFLTVFDGELTVRVNDIEYTVRRGDSIRFKADRPHTYHNSGETLTRLSLVLNYPI, from the coding sequence ATGGAAACCATCAATCTGATCATTGCCAAAAACTTAAAAGCCTTTAGAGAACATAAGAAATTAAGTCTTGAAAGGGTCGCAGAACTCACTGGAGTAAGCAAAACGATGATCGGTCAAATTGAAAGAGGCGAATCCAGCCCTACAATTACAACGATTTGGAAAATAGCCAACGGATTAAAAATTTCCTTTTCCTCACTCATAAATAATCCCCAGCCAGACACAAAAGTGGTTTTAGGAAGTGAGATTCAAACATTAACTGAAGATAACGGAAAATATCGAGTCTATCCCCACTTCCCCTTCGAAGATGATAGACGCTTTGAAGTTTATTCAATCGAGATCGAACAAGATGGCTTCCTAAGTGCTGATTCGCACGGAGAGGGAACAGAGGAGTTCTTGACTGTTTTTGATGGAGAATTAACGGTCCGTGTAAATGACATCGAATATACAGTCAGAAGGGGTGATTCCATCCGATTCAAAGCTGACAGACCCCATACCTATCATAATTCAGGGGAAACATTAACTCGGTTAAGTTTGGTCTTAAACTATCCCATTTAA
- a CDS encoding sugar efflux transporter — translation MLKRIKNLFVIPNYPLFMTCMLLQGMAISISAPFLAVYFTTTLGVSVGTFGVFTAVTLICGIWISSLIAKRSDTGLDRKQILVICTLFNAIAFAGYLFIQNFYVLFIYMTVFTAMGAPGMPQLFASAREAVNRSKSADHAFANSTLRSMFSLGFITGPLFGSFLIAHTGFKGIFVGTTSIFVFIAVLLFCFIKQSPVQLKNKDQTSPHHITLHKNIEILIPFSVLTLLYVAHWMNSLNISLFIIHNLKGDTNDVALVSSICAVIEIPLMIMLGVLAAKYSNRLLIFWGALTGIVYYLLVLMSTEIWQLLVGQLLLAFFVAVISAIGISYMQDLLPSLPGYASTLYSNATTIGRLAGSLMGGLTAQWMGYRNSYWVCLALILCSLGLLAISKKLEFEKSAALQERNHSL, via the coding sequence ATGCTAAAGCGTATTAAAAATCTGTTCGTTATCCCTAACTACCCGCTATTTATGACCTGTATGCTATTGCAAGGTATGGCCATATCGATCAGCGCACCTTTTTTGGCTGTATATTTTACAACTACACTTGGCGTATCTGTTGGAACCTTTGGTGTTTTTACGGCTGTGACCTTGATTTGTGGTATATGGATAAGCTCTCTGATTGCCAAGCGTTCTGATACTGGATTAGATCGTAAACAAATTTTGGTTATTTGTACGTTATTTAATGCGATAGCATTTGCAGGGTATCTTTTCATTCAAAATTTTTATGTACTTTTTATATATATGACTGTCTTCACGGCAATGGGAGCACCTGGAATGCCACAGTTATTTGCCAGTGCACGTGAAGCGGTAAATCGCAGTAAATCAGCTGATCATGCCTTTGCCAATTCAACACTTCGTTCTATGTTTTCTCTTGGGTTTATCACTGGACCGCTCTTTGGGTCTTTCCTGATTGCACATACCGGCTTTAAAGGTATTTTTGTAGGGACAACTTCTATTTTTGTATTTATCGCTGTTCTACTATTCTGTTTTATTAAGCAATCCCCTGTTCAGCTCAAAAATAAGGATCAGACTTCACCTCATCACATTACATTACATAAAAATATTGAGATTCTGATACCGTTCTCAGTTCTCACTTTGCTCTATGTGGCACACTGGATGAACAGTTTAAATATTTCCTTATTTATCATTCATAATTTAAAAGGGGACACGAATGACGTTGCTCTAGTATCCAGTATTTGCGCGGTAATAGAAATACCTTTAATGATCATGTTAGGCGTACTTGCTGCTAAATACTCCAACCGTCTGCTTATATTTTGGGGAGCTTTAACAGGGATTGTCTATTATCTCCTCGTCCTTATGTCTACGGAGATATGGCAGTTATTAGTGGGGCAGCTTCTTCTGGCCTTCTTTGTTGCAGTGATTTCGGCCATTGGCATCAGCTACATGCAGGATTTGTTGCCTTCTCTTCCTGGTTATGCCTCGACGCTGTATTCCAATGCGACAACCATCGGAAGACTGGCGGGGAGCTTAATGGGCGGATTGACCGCTCAATGGATGGGCTATCGAAACTCTTATTGGGTATGTTTGGCCCTGATCCTCTGCTCCCTTGGTCTTCTAGCGATCTCCAAAAAATTAGAGTTTGAAAAATCGGCTGCTCTACAAGAAAGGAATCACAGTCTGTAG
- a CDS encoding macrolide family glycosyltransferase produces MARVLVVITPAEGHVNPSLGLVKQLVDSGEEVDYVCTEEFRTRIQPTGAKLITYPFVDDAFSKDADLKPAEYKHHYQFVYMMVKGMILPIIPEVLRVIENRTYDYLIYDSLMGWGGTIIAEKLGIPAICSIASFAFVEPLGSGQGMDENDPEVKRLHTATMKVTQQLANELQVAVPAMDEIAPHAGCLKIVYTSRYFQPQAEKLDNSYIFTGPSIVPRKDAPSFPFEQLRVLHPQAVYISMGTILNKDLEFYKLCFAAFHDLPVQFVLSSGNYTDMEPLSESIPDNFIIKPYIPQLDMLQHVDAFVTHAGMNSTSEALYYNVPQVMIPLTSDQPIVANRVQELGAGIVVDKNELTPAILRAALLEVLSNSTYKQQAHVIGESLRQAGGYRYAADIIMNHFSTIEK; encoded by the coding sequence ATGGCACGTGTGTTGGTAGTGATCACGCCTGCTGAAGGCCATGTTAATCCGTCATTAGGATTAGTTAAGCAACTGGTCGACAGTGGTGAGGAAGTGGATTATGTATGTACGGAGGAATTTCGTACGAGAATTCAGCCAACGGGAGCAAAACTGATAACCTATCCTTTTGTTGATGATGCTTTTTCCAAAGACGCCGATTTAAAGCCAGCGGAGTACAAACATCATTATCAATTTGTGTACATGATGGTTAAAGGTATGATCCTGCCGATTATTCCAGAGGTTTTGAGAGTTATAGAGAACAGGACCTATGATTATTTAATCTATGACTCTTTGATGGGCTGGGGAGGTACGATTATAGCAGAGAAGCTGGGAATACCTGCAATATGCTCTATTGCTTCTTTTGCTTTCGTAGAACCTCTGGGGTCTGGCCAAGGCATGGATGAAAATGATCCAGAGGTAAAAAGGCTGCATACGGCCACGATGAAAGTAACGCAGCAATTAGCTAATGAGCTTCAGGTTGCCGTCCCGGCTATGGATGAGATCGCTCCACATGCTGGGTGCTTGAAAATTGTTTATACAAGCCGTTATTTTCAACCGCAAGCTGAAAAGCTGGATAACAGCTATATTTTTACAGGTCCTTCTATTGTACCACGTAAAGATGCGCCCTCTTTCCCGTTCGAGCAACTTCGTGTTCTCCATCCACAGGCAGTTTACATCTCAATGGGAACCATTTTGAATAAAGACCTGGAGTTTTATAAGCTTTGCTTTGCAGCATTTCACGATTTACCTGTGCAGTTTGTGCTGTCTTCAGGCAATTATACAGATATGGAGCCATTGTCGGAATCTATTCCTGACAATTTTATTATCAAGCCTTATATTCCGCAATTGGACATGCTGCAGCATGTAGACGCTTTTGTTACACATGCGGGGATGAACAGCACAAGCGAAGCCTTGTATTACAATGTGCCGCAGGTCATGATCCCTTTAACATCCGATCAGCCTATCGTGGCCAATCGGGTGCAGGAGCTGGGAGCGGGTATAGTTGTGGATAAAAATGAGCTTACACCCGCTATTTTGAGAGCTGCCTTACTAGAGGTCTTGAGTAATTCAACGTATAAACAGCAGGCCCATGTGATTGGCGAATCATTACGTCAGGCTGGCGGGTACAGATATGCGGCAGATATCATTATGAATCATTTCTCCACAATAGAAAAATAA
- a CDS encoding low specificity L-threonine aldolase gives MIRFECDYTEGAHERILKRLLETNDEQTPGYGVDEHCEKARAYIKKACDSENADVHFLVGGTQTNTTVISSILRPHQGVIAANSGHIAVHETGAIEATGHKVLPLPSDDGKIRAEQVKELYDAHWNDGTFEHMVQPGMVYISQPTENGTLYTKSELEALSQICRECGLPLFIDGARLGYGLVAVDNDASLADIAKLCDVFYIGGTKIGALMGEAVVIINDALKKDFRYMIKQKGGLLAKGRMLGIQFETLFEDGLYYEISKHAIDMAMLIQTSLTKQGVQFLYHSTTNQQFPIFPDRTLKALSEKYTFSFWEKVDATRSAVRFCTSWATKKDNVEMLIQDIQALQ, from the coding sequence ATGATTAGATTTGAATGCGACTATACCGAAGGTGCCCATGAGCGCATATTAAAGCGACTATTGGAGACGAATGATGAACAAACCCCAGGCTATGGTGTGGACGAGCACTGTGAGAAAGCCAGAGCTTATATTAAAAAAGCATGTGACTCCGAAAATGCGGACGTACACTTTTTAGTTGGAGGTACACAGACCAATACAACGGTGATCTCTTCTATTTTGCGTCCGCATCAAGGTGTTATTGCTGCAAATTCTGGGCATATTGCTGTACATGAGACCGGCGCGATTGAAGCTACTGGACATAAAGTACTTCCTTTGCCAAGTGATGATGGGAAGATCCGGGCCGAACAGGTAAAAGAGCTGTATGACGCTCACTGGAATGATGGCACTTTTGAGCATATGGTACAGCCTGGTATGGTTTATATTTCCCAGCCTACCGAGAATGGTACGCTCTATACTAAATCCGAGCTGGAAGCGTTAAGTCAAATCTGCCGGGAATGTGGCTTACCCTTGTTTATCGACGGTGCCCGCTTGGGGTATGGCCTGGTTGCAGTGGACAACGATGCATCTTTAGCAGATATAGCGAAGCTGTGTGATGTATTTTATATCGGCGGTACAAAAATTGGAGCATTGATGGGAGAAGCGGTAGTCATTATCAATGATGCTTTGAAAAAAGATTTTCGATACATGATCAAGCAAAAAGGAGGACTGCTGGCGAAGGGACGAATGTTGGGTATACAGTTTGAAACTTTATTTGAAGATGGTTTATACTATGAGATTTCCAAGCACGCTATAGATATGGCCATGTTGATTCAAACTTCGCTAACGAAACAAGGAGTTCAATTTCTATATCATTCTACAACCAATCAGCAGTTCCCGATTTTTCCAGATCGTACATTAAAAGCACTGAGCGAAAAATATACCTTTTCCTTTTGGGAAAAAGTTGATGCTACACGTAGTGCCGTTCGATTTTGTACCAGCTGGGCTACGAAGAAAGACAATGTTGAAATGCTGATTCAGGATATCCAAGCATTACAGTAA
- a CDS encoding MarR family winged helix-turn-helix transcriptional regulator, with the protein MRHFNRFYTNILGLLDRHVLDSGYSFTEARVIVEIGMIEPCIANTLVDSLKIDRSYMSRIIAKLCKEGFLVKENSSVDNRTNLIRLTPKGKAFYHQLDERSDEQVIKLVQGLSEEEIKELHTSMVFIQNKLEKLERIQND; encoded by the coding sequence ATGAGACATTTCAATCGATTTTATACCAATATACTTGGTTTATTAGATAGACATGTGCTGGATAGCGGGTATTCCTTTACCGAGGCACGGGTCATTGTAGAGATCGGTATGATCGAACCATGTATAGCCAATACGTTAGTCGATTCTCTTAAAATTGATCGTAGTTATATGAGTAGAATCATTGCTAAACTTTGCAAAGAGGGCTTCCTTGTTAAGGAAAATTCTTCGGTGGATAATAGAACAAATCTGATTCGATTGACGCCTAAAGGAAAAGCGTTTTATCACCAACTGGATGAAAGATCTGACGAACAAGTCATAAAATTAGTTCAAGGTCTATCCGAGGAAGAGATTAAAGAATTACATACTTCTATGGTGTTCATTCAGAACAAACTAGAGAAATTGGAGAGAATACAAAATGATTAG